A window from Nitrospira sp. ND1 encodes these proteins:
- a CDS encoding IS5 family transposase — MLQLRDDQWERIRDQFPEEHIPDTRPGRKPIPTRAVLDAVLWILNTGAQWHLLPQCYPNYKTVHRRFQQWCQREVLREVLTQLANTLRDEGALDERESFIDATFAAAKGGGEAIGLTKRGKGVKILALVDRHGLPLSVSTHAANHHEVTLVQLSFDFYMLEAKPEHLIGDRAYDSDGLDAALRHDGVNLIAPHRSTRKLKTQDGRHLRRYQRRWLVERFFAWLQWKRRLLIRWEYYAANFLGFVQLACITMLLKRF, encoded by the coding sequence ATGCTGCAGTTGCGCGACGATCAATGGGAGCGAATTCGGGACCAGTTTCCTGAAGAACACATCCCGGACACTCGCCCCGGCCGCAAACCGATCCCCACCCGGGCCGTCCTGGACGCGGTGCTCTGGATTCTGAACACCGGGGCGCAATGGCACCTGCTCCCGCAGTGCTATCCCAACTACAAGACGGTGCATCGCCGGTTCCAACAGTGGTGCCAACGGGAGGTCTTGCGAGAGGTCCTCACCCAGCTGGCGAATACGTTGCGTGACGAAGGAGCCCTGGATGAACGCGAAAGTTTCATCGATGCCACATTTGCGGCGGCCAAGGGCGGCGGCGAGGCCATCGGGCTCACGAAACGCGGCAAGGGTGTGAAAATCCTGGCACTTGTGGATCGGCACGGACTGCCCCTTTCCGTGAGCACGCATGCGGCGAATCATCATGAAGTCACCCTGGTGCAACTCAGTTTCGACTTCTACATGCTCGAGGCCAAGCCCGAGCATCTCATCGGAGATCGGGCGTATGACAGCGATGGCCTCGATGCCGCCCTCCGCCACGACGGTGTGAACCTGATCGCCCCGCATCGCTCCACTCGCAAACTCAAGACCCAGGATGGGCGGCACCTACGCCGGTACCAACGCCGCTGGCTCGTGGAACGGTTCTTTGCCTGGCTCCAGTGGAAACGCCGACTCCTCATTCGCTGGGAGTACTACGCGGCCAATTTTCTCGGATTTGTGCAACTCGCCTGCATCACGATGCTCCTCAAACGATTTTGA
- a CDS encoding cation:proton antiporter: MTPDPIFFRDLAYVFVAAVIGGASAFLLRQPLILGYVFGGILISPFTPGPSISDVHSFELFAEIGVILLMFCIGIEFSLNDLLRVRWVALLGGPLGIFLSILLAVGLGHVVGWSWIQSVVIGSVVSVASTMVLARLLLDSGDLRAKHGRVMIGITLVEDLAVVVLTVLLPALGALEPGRFATIGKALWLAVLILLPFAYLAAKAIPPLLTRIAKAQNAELFLLVALSLGIGTAAVTQMAGLSLALGAFLAGLIISGSEYGHETLARLLSLRDAFVALFFVTIGALIDPRVVWANLPLLGLMLGLIIVGKFVIWTLVVRLFRYAWGTALLVGVGLTQIGEFSFVLVQVAKTAGHVSEDVYNATLAASLLSILLNAPLVRYAPGWIAALHFKMGRVSLPIQGGISDEQAGHVVLCGFGRMGSAVGLALDHFELPYTVIERDPDIVRQLRRRGISCVYGDASQTELLKAAGAQHAALVIVALPVIHETSLTVRRFRGLNEKTPLLARAHGFREAEDLKDVGATEVILPEVEGAHTLIRHAFQALKVSKSSILDYLKSCQAFRSSGEGPDSGNVEAGKAGVGRST; this comes from the coding sequence ATGACCCCTGATCCGATTTTTTTCAGAGATCTCGCATATGTCTTTGTCGCTGCGGTCATAGGCGGGGCCTCCGCCTTTCTGCTTCGTCAACCGTTGATTCTGGGATATGTCTTCGGCGGCATTCTGATCAGCCCGTTTACCCCCGGTCCCTCCATTTCGGATGTCCATAGTTTCGAATTGTTCGCCGAGATCGGCGTGATCCTCTTGATGTTCTGCATCGGGATCGAATTTTCCCTGAATGACTTGTTACGAGTCCGGTGGGTCGCCCTGCTGGGAGGGCCACTCGGCATTTTCCTCTCCATTCTCCTCGCTGTCGGTCTGGGCCATGTGGTGGGATGGAGTTGGATTCAAAGCGTGGTGATCGGGTCGGTGGTGTCCGTGGCGAGCACGATGGTTCTGGCGCGCTTGCTGCTGGACAGTGGAGATTTGCGTGCCAAGCATGGCCGGGTGATGATCGGGATCACACTCGTGGAAGACCTGGCGGTGGTGGTGCTCACCGTCCTGCTTCCGGCGCTCGGTGCTCTGGAACCAGGCCGCTTTGCCACGATTGGAAAGGCCTTGTGGCTCGCGGTCCTCATTCTGCTTCCCTTCGCCTATCTCGCGGCGAAGGCCATTCCGCCGTTGTTGACACGCATTGCGAAGGCACAAAATGCCGAACTCTTTCTCCTGGTCGCGTTGTCCCTGGGAATCGGCACGGCAGCCGTCACACAGATGGCAGGGCTGTCCCTGGCGCTTGGCGCGTTTCTGGCCGGATTGATCATCAGCGGTTCAGAATATGGTCACGAAACCTTAGCCCGGCTTCTGTCGCTCCGTGACGCGTTTGTGGCCCTGTTTTTTGTGACGATCGGTGCCCTTATCGATCCGCGCGTGGTGTGGGCCAATCTCCCGTTGCTCGGTCTCATGCTCGGATTGATTATCGTGGGGAAATTCGTCATTTGGACGCTGGTCGTGAGGCTGTTTCGTTATGCTTGGGGCACCGCCCTGCTCGTGGGCGTCGGTCTCACGCAGATTGGCGAATTTTCTTTCGTGTTGGTTCAGGTCGCTAAAACGGCGGGACATGTGAGCGAGGATGTGTATAATGCCACCCTGGCCGCTTCGCTGCTGAGCATTCTCCTTAACGCGCCCCTCGTTCGGTATGCGCCTGGGTGGATCGCTGCATTACATTTTAAAATGGGACGAGTGTCCTTGCCCATTCAAGGCGGGATTTCTGACGAGCAAGCCGGGCATGTGGTGCTGTGTGGGTTCGGTCGCATGGGCAGTGCGGTGGGACTCGCCCTCGATCATTTTGAACTGCCGTATACCGTGATTGAGCGCGACCCGGACATCGTTCGACAGTTGCGCCGACGCGGAATTTCCTGCGTCTACGGGGATGCCTCGCAAACTGAGCTGTTGAAAGCGGCCGGTGCCCAACATGCGGCGTTAGTGATCGTGGCGCTTCCGGTCATTCACGAGACGTCGCTTACCGTTCGACGATTCCGGGGGCTGAACGAAAAAACTCCCCTTCTCGCCCGAGCGCATGGCTTTAGGGAGGCTGAGGACCTGAAGGACGTGGGAGCGACGGAAGTTATCCTGCCTGAGGTCGAGGGGGCACATACCTTGATCCGACACGCCTTCCAGGCCTTGAAGGTCTCGAAGTCGAGCATCCTCGATTATCTTAAGTCCTGCCAAGCGTTTCGATCGTCCGGTGAGGGACCTGATTCAGGGAACGTGGAGGCCGGGAAGGCCGGTGTTGGGCGAAGTACGTGA
- a CDS encoding chlorite dismutase family protein: MKRISQISMVALLLCFLPMLSVVSEAAMDHDKLLKDPGVYATFAVFKMGEHWWQMDHEARVKAASEMKKVFEKHADKLIVDTHLLRGLSERADVLVRIHSKEMVHNQNFLLDLMGTTMGMDMKNTDTFNGITKTLNYVPSFPEELKGELKTPPPQGSPYVIVVPIRKDAEWWISGQDTRTGLMKEHTDATVAYLKTVKRKLYHSSGLDDWDFITYFETSKLDDFNNLVTGLLKVKENRHNRRFGDPLLLGTIRPLDEILDILSR, from the coding sequence ATGAAGAGAATCAGTCAGATTTCGATGGTTGCGCTTCTATTATGCTTCCTTCCCATGTTGTCTGTAGTGAGTGAGGCGGCCATGGATCACGACAAGCTCTTAAAGGATCCTGGTGTCTACGCAACGTTTGCTGTGTTCAAGATGGGGGAGCACTGGTGGCAGATGGATCATGAAGCGCGTGTCAAGGCGGCCTCCGAAATGAAAAAGGTGTTCGAAAAGCACGCCGATAAGTTAATAGTCGATACGCATTTGCTTCGTGGTCTGTCTGAGAGAGCTGATGTACTTGTCAGGATTCACTCGAAAGAGATGGTTCATAATCAGAACTTCTTGTTAGACCTCATGGGGACCACTATGGGGATGGATATGAAAAATACTGACACCTTCAATGGCATCACCAAAACCCTAAATTATGTCCCTAGCTTCCCAGAAGAACTGAAGGGGGAGTTGAAGACACCGCCACCTCAGGGCAGCCCATACGTTATAGTGGTTCCTATACGCAAGGACGCAGAATGGTGGATTTCTGGACAAGACACCCGAACAGGCCTGATGAAGGAACACACGGATGCGACGGTCGCATACTTGAAGACGGTGAAACGGAAGCTCTATCACTCCAGCGGGTTGGATGATTGGGATTTTATTACCTACTTTGAAACATCCAAGCTGGATGATTTCAACAATCTTGTGACTGGATTGCTCAAGGTCAAGGAGAACCGTCATAATAGGCGTTTCGGTGATCCTCTCCTGTTGGGGACCATTCGACCATTGGATGAAATCCTCGATATTCTCAGTCGCTAG
- a CDS encoding cell wall metabolism sensor histidine kinase WalK, which translates to MSRSLYGKLALVLLFLFCAVGVLYTLLTVFTTRMYQQEVNQKLNRALARNIVADQLLSSQGEVSPYALKELFHLLMVINPSIEMYLLDENGGIVNFSAPTEKVKRSAVSLEPIHRFLTEADAFPILGDDPRDATRQKVFSVSAIPLHGQPTGYLYIVLGGEEYDSVADMLNRSYIFRLSLWAALTGLLFALLGGLFLFNMLTRRLTKLASTMETFAKSDFSEALELHPQDFIPERNSDEIDRLRSTFNRMVERILQQVATLKQTDILRRELVANVSHDLRTPLASLHGYLETLLMKEGTLTREEYRTFLDIALKQSQRLRELVGELFELARLDSREARIQCEQFSLAELVQDVCQKFQLTVANRGIALKSSFTDDLPFVEADIGLIERALENIINNATRYTPSGGTIAISLSHESGSVMIRISDTGCGIADHDLPYIFDRFYRANRQNQPGGAGLGLAITKRILELHGSTIRAESIPNIGTIISFELPTVHF; encoded by the coding sequence ATGTCGCGGTCACTCTACGGCAAACTCGCCCTTGTGTTGCTCTTCCTGTTTTGTGCGGTTGGGGTTCTATACACTCTCCTAACGGTCTTCACGACGCGCATGTATCAGCAGGAAGTGAATCAGAAGCTGAACCGTGCTCTGGCCAGAAACATTGTTGCTGACCAGTTACTAAGCAGCCAAGGAGAGGTGAGTCCGTACGCTCTGAAAGAACTGTTTCACCTACTTATGGTTATCAATCCGAGCATTGAGATGTACTTGCTTGATGAGAATGGGGGCATAGTCAACTTCTCCGCTCCCACTGAGAAGGTCAAGCGCTCGGCTGTCTCGTTAGAACCAATACATCGTTTTCTCACCGAGGCGGACGCATTTCCTATTCTTGGTGACGATCCCCGTGATGCGACTCGCCAGAAGGTCTTTTCTGTTTCAGCCATACCCTTACACGGACAACCAACAGGATATCTGTACATTGTCCTTGGCGGAGAGGAGTATGACTCCGTCGCCGATATGCTGAATCGGAGCTACATCTTCCGGCTGAGTCTCTGGGCAGCACTTACCGGCTTACTGTTCGCTCTTTTGGGCGGTCTCTTTCTATTCAACATGCTCACCAGAAGGTTAACCAAACTAGCATCGACGATGGAAACGTTCGCAAAGAGCGATTTTTCAGAGGCGCTCGAGCTGCATCCTCAGGATTTCATTCCTGAGCGGAATAGTGATGAAATTGATCGGCTCCGGTCCACATTCAATCGGATGGTAGAACGAATTCTTCAGCAAGTGGCCACTTTGAAGCAGACGGACATCCTTCGGCGTGAGTTGGTGGCCAATGTGTCCCATGATTTGCGTACCCCCCTGGCATCCTTGCATGGGTATCTGGAAACGTTACTGATGAAAGAAGGGACGCTTACACGAGAGGAATACCGGACGTTTCTCGACATTGCCCTCAAGCAAAGCCAACGGCTTAGGGAGCTTGTGGGGGAACTCTTTGAATTGGCTCGCTTAGATTCGCGTGAAGCTCGCATTCAATGCGAACAATTTTCTTTAGCCGAGCTTGTCCAGGATGTGTGTCAAAAGTTTCAACTCACCGTCGCAAATAGGGGGATAGCCCTAAAGAGCAGTTTTACAGATGATCTGCCATTTGTGGAGGCTGATATCGGCCTCATCGAGCGGGCGCTAGAAAACATAATCAATAATGCTACTCGCTATACACCGAGCGGAGGGACCATTGCGATTTCGTTAAGCCACGAATCCGGCTCGGTTATGATACGAATTTCTGATACTGGCTGTGGTATCGCTGATCACGACTTGCCTTATATTTTTGATCGTTTTTATAGGGCGAATCGACAAAATCAGCCTGGAGGAGCTGGGCTCGGGCTGGCCATTACTAAGCGAATCCTAGAGCTACATGGAAGTACAATTCGAGCAGAGAGTATACCTAACATCGGAACCATCATCAGCTTTGAACTGCCCACCGTGCACTTCTAG
- a CDS encoding response regulator transcription factor — protein sequence MAKQILVVEDDLDIGRLLEMHLTDTAYAVEIAKTGEDGLQCVLSKRYDLIILDVMLPGIDGLEICRQLRSLPTYTPILMLTAKSSEIDRVLGLEVGADDYVTKPFSVRELLARVKALFRRSEAFRDKTQDLQKTIRAKGLFIDVEKRKVTVRGSLRDLTAKEFDLLLQFASHPGRVYTRSQLLDSVWGYGHDGYEHTVNSHINRLRAKIEKDSAKPDFILTVWGVGYKFCELEGSGLKD from the coding sequence ATGGCTAAACAAATTCTTGTCGTAGAAGACGACTTAGATATTGGTCGGCTCTTGGAGATGCACCTGACCGACACCGCATATGCCGTAGAGATCGCCAAAACCGGAGAGGATGGCCTTCAATGTGTGCTCTCGAAGAGATATGACCTTATTATTCTTGACGTGATGCTGCCTGGCATCGACGGGTTAGAGATATGTCGGCAGCTTCGATCGCTCCCCACCTATACACCCATCCTCATGTTGACTGCGAAATCCTCAGAAATAGACCGGGTCCTTGGGCTGGAAGTTGGTGCTGACGACTATGTTACTAAACCATTTAGTGTTCGAGAACTGCTCGCACGTGTAAAGGCCCTCTTCCGCCGTTCTGAAGCATTTAGAGATAAGACGCAGGACCTTCAGAAAACTATCCGCGCAAAGGGCCTCTTCATCGATGTTGAAAAACGGAAGGTCACAGTGAGAGGCAGCTTGAGGGATCTCACGGCCAAAGAGTTCGATTTGCTCCTGCAGTTTGCATCCCATCCAGGCCGAGTTTATACGCGCAGTCAGCTTCTCGATTCGGTCTGGGGTTACGGTCACGACGGCTATGAACACACGGTAAATTCCCATATCAACAGATTGCGCGCCAAGATTGAAAAGGATTCGGCCAAGCCCGACTTTATTCTGACTGTGTGGGGCGTCGGATACAAATTCTGTGAACTAGAAGGATCCGGCTTAAAGGACTGA
- a CDS encoding AlpA family transcriptional regulator, translating into MVPSTKLITIREAANRLGLKESTIRKYILKRQIAYVKPSVRAVRIPIEELERILSAGLRPAIPQAEGAR; encoded by the coding sequence ATGGTCCCGAGTACAAAATTGATCACCATTCGAGAAGCGGCAAATCGGTTAGGGCTCAAGGAAAGCACGATCAGGAAATACATCCTGAAACGGCAGATCGCCTATGTGAAGCCGTCGGTGCGCGCCGTACGGATTCCCATCGAAGAACTCGAACGGATTCTGTCTGCCGGCCTCAGACCTGCCATCCCTCAAGCGGAAGGTGCCCGATGA